A genomic stretch from Lathyrus oleraceus cultivar Zhongwan6 chromosome 2, CAAS_Psat_ZW6_1.0, whole genome shotgun sequence includes:
- the LOC127121320 gene encoding uncharacterized protein LOC127121320 yields MSVTDYAAKFVELSKFYPHYTGAGAEFSKCIKFENGLRSEIKKAVGYQKIRIFTELVDSCRIFEEDNNAHYKIVNDRRGKQHQNRGKPYDAPVGKGKQGAAPAQRTSRGGAPAGIVCFKCGQAGHKSNVCTAEVKRCFRCGKTGHAIADCKHKEMICFNCGEEGHIGSQCQEPKKSQTGKVFALTGTQTSSEDRLIRGTCFINGTPLITIIDTGATHCFISANCARRLGLKLSALDGELIVETPAKGSITTSLVCLKCPLSIFDKDFYVDLVCLPLDGMDVILGMNWLEYNYVHINCHHKSVRFSTPEEEGVDLLPFRELRKLMKEGAQMFSLMATLSVESKAKIEELLVVKEFPECFPDEIPSVPPEREVKFTIDLVPGTRPISMAPYRMSASELPSVSPWGAPVLLVKKKDGSMRLCIDYRQLNKVTIKNKY; encoded by the exons atgtctgtcactgattatgctgcaaaatttgtggagctgtccaaattttatcctcattacactggtgctggtgctgaattttcaaagtgcatcaagtttgaaaacggactgcgctctgaaattaagaaggctgttgggtatcagaagatacgcatttttactgaattggttgatagctgcagaATATTcgaagaagacaataatgctcattacaagattgtcaatgaccgcaggggcaagcaacatcaaaaccgtggcaagccgtatgatgccccagtgggaaaagggaaacaaggagctgctccggctcagaggactagtaggggaggtgctcctgctggtatagtttgcttcaaatgtggtcaggctggtcataagagtaatgtatgcactgctgaagtaaagaggtgttttcgctgtggtaagactggccatgcaatagctgattgcaagcacaaggaaatgatttgttttaattgtggcgaagaggggcatattggaagtcagtgtcaggagccaaagaaatctcaaactggaaaggtgttcgctttgaccggaactcaaacatccagtgaggacagacttatccgaggtacatgtttcataaatggtactcctttaattactattattgataccggtgctacacactgttttatttctgctaactgtgctcgaagactgggtttaaaattgtccgctttggatggtgaattgattgttgagaccccagctaagggatcaataactacttcgttggtatgtttaaaatgtccgttgtcgatcttcgataaagatttctatgttgatttagtatgtttgccgttggatgggatggatgtaattcttggtatgaactggttagagtataattatgttcatataaattgtcatcataagtcggtgaggttttccactcctgaagaggaaggagttgacttattacctttcagagaattgcgaaaattgatgaaagagggagctcagatgttttctttgatggcgacgttgtcggttgagagtaaagctaagattgaggaactgttagtggtgaaagaattccctgaatgttttcctgatgaaattcctagtgtgccgccagagagggaagttaaatttactattgatctggtacctggtactaggcctatttcgatggcaccgtatagaatgtcggcatctgaatt accaagtgtgtcaccgtggggagCCCCAGTGTTactagtaaagaagaaagatggtagtatgaggctttgtattgattatagacaattgaataaagtaacgatcaagaataagtat